A single Musa acuminata AAA Group cultivar baxijiao chromosome BXJ2-1, Cavendish_Baxijiao_AAA, whole genome shotgun sequence DNA region contains:
- the LOC103992849 gene encoding 14 kDa proline-rich protein DC2.15-like: protein MASEAVLSSSSAALLLSLNLLFFAMVSAGAPCPPSPSKKPPTPSPASGACPVDALKLGGCANVLDGLIHAKVGKPPKEPCCSLIDGLVDLEAAVCLCTAIKANVLGIHLNLPINLSLLLNYCGKQSPTGFKCA, encoded by the coding sequence ATGGCTTCCGAGGCTGTGTTATCCTCCTCCTCCGcagctctccttctctctctcaacCTCCTCTTCTTCGCCATGGTCTCTGCAGGCGCCCCATGCCCACCTTCACCCTCCAAGAAGCCACCCACGCCTTCTCCTGCCTCCGGCGCTTGCCCCGTCGACGCTCTTAAGCTCGGCGGGTGCGCCAACGTCCTCGATGGCCTCATCCACGCCAAGGTGGGCAAGCCACCCAAGGAGCCCTGCTGCTCCCTCATCGACGGGCTCGTCGACCTCGAGGCCGCAGTGTGCCTCTGCACCGCCATCAAGGCTAATGTGCTGGGCATCCATCTCAACCTCCCGATCAACCTCAGCTTGCTCCTCAATTACTGCGGCAAGCAGAGCCCCACCGGTTTCAAGTGTGCTTGA
- the LOC135598714 gene encoding L-lactate dehydrogenase A-like, producing the protein MKKVSSLTELGFADDVHRALFRPIQQAAPPSPTKRHTKISVIGAGNVGMAIAQTILTQDLTDELALVDAKPDKLRGEMLDLQHAAAFLPRTRILASPDYAVTVDSDLCIITAGARQIPGETRLNLLQRNLSLFKEIVPPLARYSPGALLLVVSNPVDVLTYIAWKLSGFPPNRVIGSGTNLDSSRFRFLLADHLEVNAQDVQAYMVGEHGDSSVALWSSISVGGVPILSQFTKDVAAIEQGVLERIRKAVVDSAYEVIRLKGYTSWAIGYSVASLARSLLRDQHRIHPVSLLAKGFYGIPDDREVFLSLPAQLGRSGILSVANIQLTDEEAGRLQRSAEALWDLQQKLDL; encoded by the exons ATGAAGAAGGTGTCGTCTCTGACCGAGCTCGGCTTCGCTGATGATGTCCACCGGGCTCTGTTCCGCCCGATCCAACAGGCGGCACCGCCCTCCCCGACGAAGCGCCACACGAAGATCTCCGTGATCGGCGCCGGGAACGTCGGCATGGCCATCGCGCAGACGATCCTGACGCAGGACCTGACGGACGAGCTGGCGCTGGTGGACGCCAAGCCCGACAAGCTCCGGGGGGAGATGCTGGATCTGCAGCACGCCGCCGCCTTCCTCCCCCGCACCCGGATCCTGGCGTCGCCGGACTACGCGGTGACGGTCGACTCCGACCTCTGCATCATCACGGCGGGCGCCCGGCAGATCCCCGGGGAGACGCGCCTCAACCTCCTCCAGCGCAACCTGTCCCTGTTCAAGGAGATCGTGCCGCCGCTCGCCCGGTACTCCCCGGGGGCGCTGCTGCTGGTGGTGTCGAATCCGGTGGACGTGTTGACGTACATCGCGTGGAAGCTGTCCGGCTTCCCTCCCAATCGGGTGATCGGATCCGGCACCAATCTCGATTCCTCGCGCTTCAGGTTCCTGCTCGCCGACCACCTCGAGGTCAACGCTCAAGATGTCCAG GCATACATGGTGGGGGAGCACGGAGACAGCTCTGTGGCGCTGTGGTCGAGCATAAGCGTGGGGGGAGTGCCAATACTGAGCCAATTCACCAAGGATGTGGCGGCAATCGAGCAAGGAGTGCTGGAGCGGATCAGGAAGGCGGTGGTGGACAGCGCGTACGAGGTCATCCGCCTCAAAGGCTACACGTCCTGGGCCATCGGCTACTCGGTGGCGAGCCTCGCCCGATCCCTTCTCCGCGACCAACACCGAATCCACCCGGTTTCTCTGCTCGCCAAGGGATTCTACGGCATTCCCGACGACCGCGAGGTGTTCCTTAGCCTTCCGGCGCAGCTCGGCCGCAGCGGCATTCTCAGCGTAGCCAACATCCAACTCACCGACGAGGAGGCAGGCCGCCTTCAGCGATCCGCCGAGGCTCTCTGGGACCTGCAACAAAAGCTTGACCTCTGA
- the LOC135598715 gene encoding vesicle-associated protein 1-1-like isoform X1 encodes MGSGDLLDVEPLELKFPFELNKQISCSLQLSNKTEDFLAFKVKTTNPRKYCVRPNVGIILPRSTCDVVVTMQAQREAPSDMQCKDKFLLQSIATSSTTTLNDITQEMFSKEPGKTVDEVKIQVAYVSSPQPPSNVYEQSEDGGTSPDPFSSDKASGQQQKEPEEKAMALISRLTEEKNSALQQNSKLRQEVELMRREIGKRRGGFSFMSLVLIALLAVLVGYLVKK; translated from the exons ATGGGTTCCGGCGATCTCCTGGACGTCGAGCCCCTCGAGCTCAAATTCCCTT TCGAATTGAATAAGCAGATCTCCTGCTCGCTGCAGCTATCGAACAAGACGGAGGACTTTCTCGCTTTCAAG GTCAAGACGACGAATCCGAGGAAGTACTGTGTTCGGCCCAATGTTGGGATCATTTTGCCTCGATCCACATGCGATGTTGTTG TTACGATGCAAGCGCAGCGGGAGGCTCCTTCAGATATGCAGTGCAAGGACAAATTTCTGCTTCAGAGTATTGCCACCAGCTCCACCACTACTTTGAACGACATAACCCAAGAGATG TTCTCAAAGGAGCCAGGCAAAACAGTGGATGAGGTCAAGATACAAGTTGCGTATGTTTCGTCACCTCAGCCACCTTCTAATGTTTATGAGCAATCTGAGGACGGAGGCACTTCACCTGACCCCTTCAGTTCGGACAAG GCATCAGGGCAACAACAAAAAGAGCCCGAAGAAAAG GCTATGGCTTTGATATCAAGGTTGACCGAGGAGAAGAATTCTGCTTTGCAACAGAACAGTAAGCTTCGCCAGGAAGTG GAGCTTATGAGGCGAGAAATTGGCAAACGGCGAGGAGGATTCTCCTTCATGTCTCTGGTGCTAATTGCTCTTCTGGCTGTCCTCGTGGGCTATCTCGTGAAGAAATAA
- the LOC135598715 gene encoding vesicle-associated protein 1-1-like isoform X2, producing MGSGDLLDVEPLELKFPFELNKQISCSLQLSNKTEDFLAFKVKTTNPRKYCVRPNVGIILPRSTCDVVVTMQAQREAPSDMQCKDKFLLQSIATSSTTTLNDITQEMFSKEPGKTVDEVKIQVAYVSSPQPPSNVYEQSEDGGTSPDPFSSDKAMALISRLTEEKNSALQQNSKLRQEVELMRREIGKRRGGFSFMSLVLIALLAVLVGYLVKK from the exons ATGGGTTCCGGCGATCTCCTGGACGTCGAGCCCCTCGAGCTCAAATTCCCTT TCGAATTGAATAAGCAGATCTCCTGCTCGCTGCAGCTATCGAACAAGACGGAGGACTTTCTCGCTTTCAAG GTCAAGACGACGAATCCGAGGAAGTACTGTGTTCGGCCCAATGTTGGGATCATTTTGCCTCGATCCACATGCGATGTTGTTG TTACGATGCAAGCGCAGCGGGAGGCTCCTTCAGATATGCAGTGCAAGGACAAATTTCTGCTTCAGAGTATTGCCACCAGCTCCACCACTACTTTGAACGACATAACCCAAGAGATG TTCTCAAAGGAGCCAGGCAAAACAGTGGATGAGGTCAAGATACAAGTTGCGTATGTTTCGTCACCTCAGCCACCTTCTAATGTTTATGAGCAATCTGAGGACGGAGGCACTTCACCTGACCCCTTCAGTTCGGACAAG GCTATGGCTTTGATATCAAGGTTGACCGAGGAGAAGAATTCTGCTTTGCAACAGAACAGTAAGCTTCGCCAGGAAGTG GAGCTTATGAGGCGAGAAATTGGCAAACGGCGAGGAGGATTCTCCTTCATGTCTCTGGTGCTAATTGCTCTTCTGGCTGTCCTCGTGGGCTATCTCGTGAAGAAATAA